The Capsicum annuum cultivar UCD-10X-F1 chromosome 3, UCD10Xv1.1, whole genome shotgun sequence genomic sequence ATtcgattttgatttctttttattgggttattgggtaaatcgataacccaataagtttatgctaaattattattttacacaacaagtaggattttggttgcaactaagattcggttTCTTTTCCTGTTGGttactactttttctattttatgagtattttttatcGGTGAAATCGAAAATCAAATCGTTAGGGACTAAAAATGGTTAACCAATATAACTACATACACCATAATGTATACAACCGAGGAATCTACGTTCGAAATTATGATCCGACCATGAAATTTTCACAATTGAAGGAGACTCACATACACAAACAAGTCTCCTATTATCATTCATAgagttaaaaataaatagataaagtAAAAGTAATagaatgatttattttttgttagatTGAAAGTTAAATAGGAAAAGGGGTagttgaatattttgaaaaaaataaagagaaatggaTTTTGTTTTTCGTATTTTAACCATTGAAAATATTACTTTTGCCGAAAAATCACTCTATCACACACGTGAGCAGTGTAAAACCAAATATTTTGTTATGTCAATAAAAAAAGAGCTAATATACCGTACTAAAAGAATAAGTTTGGAGTAGTCAAAGTTGAAGTGTACCACAAATAAACGGGGTGACAAGTTAGTGATAATTGACACTCCTATAATTCAAACTTATAAAGGATGACCATTTATACTAGTTGAATGCCATAATTGGTCCCTTTCTTATCCCCTTCCATCATAGTTCAATCGAAGGGCGAAAACAATGGCAGCATCAACACTCACCTTCAGTACCTTTTCTACTCTACAAACTTTCCCCGTAAAGTCTTCCATCTATTTTTTGTCTCTTTGTATTCGCCGGTTTTGTAGTTTGAGTCGCCGTCTTTTTAAAGTGGCTTTGTTCTTATTTTGTGTATAAAGAGAATGATAATTTGTTTTTAATGCAGAGAATTGCAGCAGTTGAAAATACAAAACGCGTGAACTTCTCCGTTCGGTCGCAGGTAACACTTTGCTATTCTATCCGTTTGAGCAgctgtaaaaaaaatttaacacaaGTGTTTGTGaattttgttttagtttgatgTGCAGAGTGCGTCGAATTCGAAAAATGAAGGCCGTGGACAAAGGCGAATATGGAGGCGAAGAAAATTGGTAAGTGAAGGAATTTTATTCGTGCTTTTTCTTTCTCGTTTCATTCTGTTTAGCATTATTGGAATTAGATGTTAAGAGTATCTAGTTTCGGAAGTGTTGTGTTTGCCTTGTATAGCTATAGTTGAAAGGATTTAACCTTATATGCCGAGTCAATTTTGTGCTCAGTTTCACTGATTTCGGTAGGTTACTTATGTGAAGTAATGCTTGCTGTAGAGTCATAGACATAGACGATTGTTTGTAGTTGGATTTTAAGTGATTAAATTGCATAAATAGTTTTGAGATGGAATGTGTGGGCATTCTAGAAGATGAATGTGAAGAGAAGATGTACTATGTGCCGATGAGAAGGTGTGAGGTGCTGGCTAAAGTGGGTATTAGGAGAGGTAGAGGTGAGCAAGTCTTGATAGAGTTGATTAGACAAGACATGACTCACCTACAGGTGtccgaggacatgaccctcgatGAGAAGATACGGAAGTCAAAGATTGGGATAGAAAGTAGGTAGTTGAGTGTTGTCTAGTTCATGTGTTAGTATCGGTTGTTTCCTTTGCTTCAATTATCATATGATTTGTGTTGGTACTTGCTCTCTTCTTAATTGTTCTGGACATGACTTCTTTTCTATTGTATTTTCTGTGATACTTGATTTGTAACATGCTTACTTCagttgagggtctatcggaaacaatcttTCTACCTTCtaaaggtaagggtaaggttgcgtacaaccCTCCTCcaaccccacttgtgggattatactgggtATGCTATTGTATTTCTTACACCGTTACTGTGTTTAGTATAACTCTAGTGAAAACCATATTTGTGGTAGACATATTAGACTACGCTTGATCTAATATTATAGATTGATAACActtttctcttgcttcttgtttttgttttaaagtttggacttgtatttatttttatttttttttcattttgaatgcctTGATTTGCACGAAGTTTCTTGGctaattagtttttgaattctTAGAATTGTTACTTGAGCTTGATTGTATCATCTTTAGAATAAAGATCATATCCACGTTTGATCTGAGTAGGATCCTTGATTCCTTTCATCCTCTTTATTTGGCATATCAAGCTAGTCATCTTTCCTTTTTGCTTGGGTTTTATGTATTCATTAACTACTAACCACTGTAGACAAAGTGATAGATGTTGAAACCTATTAGGTCTCCCATATCAGGGGTTCAAGTTTTGTGTCAGTACATCACTTCTGTCTTGATGCCTAATGCAAAACTTGACCCACTAGAAATTAAAGGCAGGGGAAATGATGAACTAACTGTATTGCATTACGTGCTAATCTTGTTTGGACCCTGGAAGTAGATCATACCAAGTTGTACTGTCATGTCATCCTGACTGAGTTAATCTGCGGCTCTAGATGTCAAGATTAAGTCATCTGATCTGGCAGTGGTCTTTGAATGTATGCGGCTAAGTCCTGGCTGGGTTCTTTTTACAGTTGATCATGTCCATACTCAAATATTCTGGTATTGTGGTTGCTGCCAAGGCAAAATATTTTACAATCTGTAAATGAATTTAAGCAGTAATCTGTATTTAGTAGAAGCCATTCCTTGGTGGATGGTTCTGTCTCGCATTTTTACCTGCTATTAGGTTTTCATAGCATGTGAACCCAAAAAGGTTTTATGTGTGAACCAAACGTCTCCGAGCCTTTTACCTGGATTTTTCAAAGTTAGATTCTCGAGGCAAACACATAATTCTAGATTCTTGAGGCAAACACATAATTCTTTTAGGCCTtactaaaattttcctttttgtcTGTCAAGTTCTATTTGCACAACTTCTGGGGTTTGTCATATTTTGTTCCCTTCCGCAAACTAGCCATCATCTCTTGGTTTTTCTCACTTAATACAGTGAACCATCTCAAGTGGATCCACTAACCTTTGGTGATCTCCTATGGTCATCACTAGGAATAGGGTGTATTTTACTTTGAAAGCATGCGTTGAAAGTGAACAGCTGGGTTTGTTGTCTAATTGAACATCTTTATAGCTCTTAAATAGAATATTTGAGTTCATGAAAAAGGGGATAGCTCAGAGAAAGTTATGGAGAAAtaggtattttctatttttgaaaacctGAGTAACACACCTGCGTCTCTAAGCTTTGTAGTACTAACACTGAGCTGTTACTAATCCATGAAACTAACTCTTAAAGTTAATATATATTAAGGTAATTACAAATAAGTACTTTGACTATTTCGACTTCCAACTATAGCTAATCCCTTTAATCAAACTTATGGAACTCAAGATAACCTGTAAGTTAtaacttttgattttctttaattaaaaggtGAACTCTCTGCAATTCAAAGAACTATATGATCATGGAATTTTGTATGTGTCAATACCTTCCAATTATAATGGGTTGTTTTTCAAGTCGTGACTCTTGATGGACCTGTCACTCGGGGCTTTATCTTAATTTGCACTGCTGATTGGTTGATTTCAATCTTTGTCAGGATGGAATCTTTAGCTCCAACATCTCTAAGCTTTGTGTGCAAGCGTGTTATGTAGCTTTTCTCAGCTGGTACTCTTTAGGCAAAACATTAACTTCCTCCAAGCCCCTATAATATCAACACAACAGTACTATTCCTTGATATTGGTTAAAATGATTGCGGCCAGATTGCATACTTATGGAGAGGGGTATACtaattattttgttgaaaataataattcCAGTGGTTAAACTTGTCAAAGTAAAACTTGGTACCTTTGTAGATTTAGGATTTAAAAGCTTTTAGCCTTTGTTGGAAGGTCAGCAAACCTGGACTAAGGAGAAAAGAATCTAGTCTTCATCGTTAATGTTTGTTTTGAATCATGCTGAAAACTCATTATCCATTATATTTATGGACTGTTGGGCTCAATGTATATTTACTTATTCTATTTTTGGTTTCAGATGAAAAAGGATGAAACATTAGATGCCAAAATGGAAAGGATTCCATTTCTTGAGGAACAAGTGAGGAAGATTAGGGATGGTGGTAAACTATTGACAATGGACATTCATAGACTATTACTGAACGAGGACAATAGGTTTGATTTTGTCAATGAGATTGCAGCAGAGGCCAAACAATATGTTGAGAACAACCGAGATGAATATGGTGCAAAGAAGGCTATCCTTCATGTGCTTAGTAATCGTATGAATGATGCTGGAGTTTATCGCGCAGAGGCATACATGGAATCTGACCCCTTCAAGCCTGGCCCTGGATATTTGAAAGACGAACTACTGTAGATGATTAGTTAGCCATACTTTCTGTATTCCTATAGAGTTTCTCTACTTGGTAGGCACTATGTACACACTTATCCGGGGTTCAATGTCAAATTAGTAGAGGTAAAAATCAACCATAGcacttccaaaaaaaaaaaatcttttttctaaGGTAGAATACGGTCGTTTGAGagggtgtataagaataatgcaaaatattatgtattagtaatacatgcaTTAGTAATGATTGCGTTATTAATGCTTACATTAGTTATGCTTACATTTTTCTTAactaacatgaattacataatttctaaatgaaaatatttttattttacaaaaatgccCTCCAATAAGTGTGCTGGATGTGAAAAAGATTTTGAGGGACAATTGTAGTTTTAATCATACTAATGatactaatgcatgcattagaatccattgcattactaataacATGAACTTCTATGCATTAGTAATACACTCCTTTATACCAAATAGAGTGTagaactaatgcaagcattactgatacataaaaagaaaaagtatatcAAATAAGGTATTAGCggacattatttttttaaatacactctaccaaacgacccacAGTGTTTAATTATGCACTGCAAAAAGTAGTCAGAACTGCACCACCAAAGCTTATTTTACATCTATTTCATTCTATCTGGATCCATATTCATTTCCATAGCAGCTAAGACAGATATCTGGTTTATCAGTATGTAAAACATAATACTCCTCCCGTCTATTATCTATTGTGATTGCTACAAGTAGTTGTGTCAAATTATTTGTCTTTTAGAAGTTCCAAGATAAACTtatctttttcctattttacccttagtaGTAATTAAAGACTACAAACCCTTCAATCTCTCCTAATTAATGTTTCTTAAGGGTGTCGTTAAAAAGAATCATGATAGATAATTTGAAAGGGGGTGtagaggtgggggtgggggtatatACAATATACATAAAGAATTCCTTAAAACTTAATGTAATATTGTGGCACAATACTCCAATCATAGGACCACTACTGGATGCATATAGCTTCTGATGCTGGAGTCTGGTCTTCTTTCAGTGcacaataattgaagaaaatatgtcTTTTGATCCTGGTAAACATCCTTAACCTGTTAACCATTAAAGTTCCACGGGCTTTGTTAACAAAAATTTCAGCCCAAATTCTCTGGCCCAGAATCTACAAAAAGCACCCAACTGTCAATCAATAATTGGTTAAAATCAGTTATTGGATTCTGCCTTGGAAGTTTTCTTATCCTTGGTTAACCTTAACCAAGCAAATTTTCTGCTGACTTGAGGAAAAATCTTACACTAACTCCAGTCTTGTTGAGAACCAAGACTCCCCTTATTTCATCAATGGCCTTATCTAATCCCCACTTGCAAAAAATTCTTCTATTAAACAAAATTTGCTGCAACTATGGCTACAAAAAGAACATAATACAAAAGACTGCTGGTGGAGGTGGAGAAGGCAGAGGAAGATGCTGTTCTGCAATTGCAATTGATGCGCCGGCTCCTTTAACCAGTGTTTCTGGCATAAGATGGGGCTCAACTATGATCCAAGGTCCACGTGAAGAGATGGAAGATGATGCTGTCATCGTTCAATCCGATGATCTTGATGGCTTTACTTATGCTGCTGTTTTTGATGGCCATGCTGGCTTCTCCTCTGTCAAGTTCCTTAGGTATTTCAATATTGTAGCAGCATATGTAGTAGGTTCTTCTCTTGTTGAGCTGTTGAATTGTGTGACTATCTCGTCTAAAAGTTTTAAGCTTTAGTCTCTTTTGTTGTTGAGGTGTTGAATTGTGTGGCTGCCTTGCCTAAAAGTTTTAAGCTTTAGGCCCTTTATTATCGAGCTGTTGAATTGTGTGACTGTCTCATCTAAAAGTTTGAAGCTTTAGGCCTTTTGTTGTTGAGCTGTTGAATTGTGTGACTATCTCGTCTAAAAGTTTTAAGCTTTAGGCCCTTCTGTCT encodes the following:
- the LOC107863093 gene encoding protein PLASTID TRANSCRIPTIONALLY ACTIVE 7 isoform X1, with amino-acid sequence MAASTLTFSTFSTLQTFPRIAAVENTKRVNFSVRSQFDVQSASNSKNEGRGQRRIWRRRKLMKKDETLDAKMERIPFLEEQVRKIRDGGKLLTMDIHRLLLNEDNRFDFVNEIAAEAKQYVENNRDEYGAKKAILHVLSNRMNDAGVYRAEAYMESDPFKPGPGYLKDELL
- the LOC107863093 gene encoding protein PLASTID TRANSCRIPTIONALLY ACTIVE 7 isoform X2 → MAASTLTFSTFSTLQTFPRIAAVENTKRVNFSVRSQSASNSKNEGRGQRRIWRRRKLMKKDETLDAKMERIPFLEEQVRKIRDGGKLLTMDIHRLLLNEDNRFDFVNEIAAEAKQYVENNRDEYGAKKAILHVLSNRMNDAGVYRAEAYMESDPFKPGPGYLKDELL